Proteins encoded in a region of the Halioglobus maricola genome:
- a CDS encoding lysophospholipid acyltransferase family protein, producing the protein MNAIRSLLVFIWLVLSLIPLGLGLVISSLFVGDRKLWAWFGVPWLAGVIGAARIIGGVNYRVHGEENLPAESDMQRIILCPKHQSTWETFFFPAWMPRMLAYVFKKELLRIPVFGWSMARLNMIHIDRSKRSEAWNKVAEQGVELMDQGKWIIMFPEGTRSERGSKGNYKTGASRLAVTTGASIIPIAVTSAKCWPRGTFWFIPGTVDVSIGVPISSEGRQQDELMAEVEQWIETEMRRLDPEAYEQQSDNS; encoded by the coding sequence ATGAACGCAATACGATCACTGCTGGTGTTTATCTGGCTGGTGCTGTCACTGATACCGCTTGGGCTTGGGCTCGTTATATCTTCGCTCTTTGTAGGCGATCGCAAACTGTGGGCCTGGTTTGGTGTCCCCTGGCTGGCTGGCGTTATCGGCGCGGCGAGAATCATTGGCGGTGTGAACTACCGTGTCCATGGTGAAGAAAATCTCCCTGCCGAGAGCGACATGCAGCGAATCATTCTCTGCCCCAAACACCAATCCACCTGGGAGACATTCTTTTTCCCGGCCTGGATGCCGCGCATGCTCGCTTATGTTTTCAAAAAAGAACTGCTTCGAATTCCCGTCTTCGGCTGGTCCATGGCTCGCCTGAATATGATCCATATTGACCGCAGCAAGCGCTCAGAGGCCTGGAACAAGGTGGCGGAGCAGGGTGTTGAACTGATGGATCAGGGCAAGTGGATTATTATGTTCCCCGAGGGTACGCGTTCGGAGCGCGGTTCCAAGGGCAACTACAAGACCGGAGCGTCAAGGCTCGCGGTCACTACCGGCGCCTCGATTATTCCTATTGCTGTGACATCGGCCAAGTGCTGGCCACGAGGAACATTCTGGTTCATCCCCGGCACGGTAGACGTGTCCATTGGGGTGCCGATCAGTTCCGAGGGGCGCCAGCAGGACGAGTTGATGGCGGAAGTGGAGCAGTGGATTGAAACAGAGATGCGCCGGCTCGATCCTGAGGCTTATGAGCAACAGTCAGATAACAGTTAA
- a CDS encoding TIGR04283 family arsenosugar biosynthesis glycosyltransferase, with the protein MPALSFVLPVLNEAAGLSERLEELRARYPNAELIVVDGGSSDDTLAAAAPHCDRLEHAPKGRASQMNAGALVAGGDYLIFLHADTRPGLDEPGFGSALAALPCWGFCRVRLSGDEWWARVISFFINLRSRATRVATGDQMLFLQRDLFHESGGFDSIPLMEDVAYCKRLRRLASPLMIREPVITSSRRWRERGVLRTVLQMWYLRLAYFIGVSPQRLHRIYYGG; encoded by the coding sequence ATGCCAGCGCTAAGTTTTGTCCTGCCAGTGCTTAATGAAGCGGCGGGCCTATCGGAGCGTCTGGAGGAACTCCGCGCACGCTACCCCAATGCAGAGCTTATCGTGGTGGATGGCGGCAGCAGTGATGACACGCTGGCTGCCGCGGCACCTCATTGCGACCGGCTAGAACATGCACCGAAGGGCAGGGCGTCACAGATGAACGCCGGCGCATTGGTGGCCGGCGGTGATTATCTTATATTCCTCCATGCTGATACCCGGCCCGGCCTCGATGAGCCCGGGTTTGGCAGCGCACTGGCGGCGCTCCCCTGTTGGGGCTTCTGCCGGGTGAGGCTCAGCGGTGATGAGTGGTGGGCGCGCGTCATCAGTTTCTTTATTAACCTGCGCTCGCGGGCCACCCGTGTCGCCACTGGTGACCAGATGTTGTTCCTGCAACGTGATTTGTTTCACGAAAGCGGGGGTTTTGATTCGATTCCGCTGATGGAGGATGTAGCATACTGCAAGCGGTTGCGCCGGCTTGCCTCACCACTGATGATTCGTGAGCCCGTTATCACGTCCAGCCGCCGCTGGCGCGAGCGCGGCGTACTGCGCACGGTCCTGCAGATGTGGTATCTGCGGCTGGCTTATTTTATTGGAGTATCGCCGCAGCGTTTGCATCGAATTTACTACGGAGGGTGA
- the arsS gene encoding arsenosugar biosynthesis radical SAM (seleno)protein ArsS (Some members of this family are selenoproteins.), which produces MQDTRPLLIQTDFPPLSRGELETLQVNLGYKCNLSCVHCHVNAGPTRTEMMSDETLDTVLAVLEQRQLSCLDLTGGAPELHPRFRELVVAARALGVRVIDRSNLTILFEPGQEDLAEFLAEQGVEIVASLPCYQEQNVEEQRGKGVYSDSIRALQYLNSLGYGMNPGLSLNLVYNPVGPVLPPPQVGLEQDYKRELGERFGIHFDELYTITNMPISRFGAVLLAQGQFDNYMDLLQDNFSEANLPGLMCRSLVSVDWQGNIYDCDFNQMLDLPILASDQRRHISELLQESSIADWPIVTAHHCYGCTAGQGSSCGGALGD; this is translated from the coding sequence ATGCAGGACACACGCCCGCTGTTAATCCAGACCGACTTTCCGCCATTGTCTCGGGGCGAGCTCGAAACATTGCAGGTGAATCTCGGCTACAAGTGCAATCTCAGTTGCGTGCACTGCCATGTGAATGCGGGCCCCACGCGCACCGAAATGATGTCCGATGAGACACTGGACACCGTTCTCGCGGTGCTGGAGCAACGCCAGCTATCGTGCCTGGATCTCACCGGTGGCGCGCCGGAACTGCACCCACGCTTTCGCGAGTTGGTGGTGGCTGCCCGGGCGCTGGGTGTCAGAGTGATAGATCGAAGTAATCTCACCATTCTGTTTGAACCTGGACAGGAAGATCTTGCCGAGTTCCTCGCCGAGCAGGGGGTGGAGATCGTTGCGTCGCTACCGTGTTATCAGGAGCAGAACGTAGAGGAGCAGCGGGGGAAGGGCGTCTATAGCGATAGCATCAGGGCCCTGCAATATCTGAATTCGCTCGGCTACGGCATGAATCCAGGTTTGTCGCTCAATCTCGTGTACAACCCGGTGGGGCCGGTCCTGCCCCCGCCCCAGGTGGGTCTGGAGCAAGACTATAAGCGCGAGCTGGGTGAACGCTTCGGCATTCATTTCGACGAGTTGTACACCATTACCAATATGCCCATCAGTCGTTTCGGCGCTGTGCTGCTGGCCCAGGGGCAGTTCGATAACTACATGGACCTGCTGCAAGACAATTTTAGTGAAGCTAACCTGCCGGGGCTGATGTGCCGCTCCCTGGTGAGCGTCGACTGGCAGGGGAACATCTACGATTGCGATTTCAATCAGATGCTGGATTTACCCATTCTTGCGAGCGACCAGCGTCGCCACATCTCCGAGTTGTTGCAGGAGTCGTCCATTGCTGACTGGCCCATCGTTACCGCGCACCACTGTTATGGTTGCACAGCGGGGCAGGGCAGTAGTTGCGGTGGCGCCCTGGGCGATTAG
- a CDS encoding translation initiation factor Sui1, with product MSKKTGQRLVYSTDGGRLCPQCHRPLADCVCGNARPAYTGDGIVRLHRETKGRGGKAVTLIKGVPLSGAELKKLAKALKQKCGVGGALKEDVIEIQGDQRETLKAELEKRGYTVKISGG from the coding sequence ATGAGCAAGAAAACAGGACAAAGGCTTGTATATTCAACCGACGGCGGACGCCTGTGCCCGCAGTGCCACCGGCCACTGGCAGATTGTGTCTGCGGGAACGCCAGGCCGGCCTACACCGGCGACGGCATCGTCCGTTTGCACCGGGAAACCAAAGGCCGCGGCGGCAAGGCTGTGACCTTGATCAAAGGGGTGCCGCTGTCAGGCGCGGAACTCAAAAAGCTGGCCAAAGCACTGAAGCAAAAATGCGGTGTCGGCGGCGCTCTCAAGGAAGACGTGATCGAAATCCAGGGGGACCAGCGCGAGACACTAAAGGCTGAGCTAGAGAAACGCGGCTATACCGTCAAGATCTCCGGCGGATAG
- a CDS encoding SlyX family protein yields MTELEQVQQQLIELQSQLAFQDDTIASLNEALTEQQQEILVLRRQMTLLKQRQDEQAATLGSGEAPTQEKPPHY; encoded by the coding sequence ATGACCGAGCTGGAGCAAGTGCAGCAGCAGTTGATTGAACTGCAAAGCCAACTCGCATTTCAGGACGACACCATCGCGTCTCTCAACGAGGCCCTCACTGAGCAGCAGCAGGAGATTCTTGTGCTGCGGCGGCAGATGACTCTGCTCAAGCAGCGCCAGGACGAGCAGGCGGCCACCCTGGGTTCCGGCGAAGCGCCCACACAAGAAAAGCCACCACATTACTAA
- a CDS encoding acyl-CoA dehydrogenase family protein, whose translation MSDEQLKDTPEQAQFRADARAWLAENTPEPPTVRLPQSPLEIMTHEQLDYLQAWQKAAYDAGLVGCDYPVEVGGGGRDNCQRIANEEMLRARTPFFPNVIGLGMAAPTVFYHAQEELKQRLLPALFSGEDIWCQGFSEPGAGSDLANVQTFAERKGDKWVINGHKVWTSLAHFAEWMILLLRTDKSVKHDGLSYFVVPIKSALGKGVTVSPLIKITGETGFNEVIFDNLEVDDSYRLDELGKGWQVAMTTLLHERGAGELVTPRSGGMKSESTHNTNSHALVDLARRTERSSGTAADDPLIRDRIMQQLIREQGLADNNRRSRVPDLQDHPMRLALQNKLLMSEVAQDSAGLAMDIEGAAASLYLGDGQAPDGGQWPMAYMNSFGFTIAAGTSEVQRNILGERVLGMAKSK comes from the coding sequence ATGTCAGACGAACAACTTAAGGATACGCCGGAGCAGGCGCAGTTCAGGGCGGACGCCCGAGCCTGGTTGGCGGAAAATACGCCCGAGCCGCCCACGGTGCGATTGCCTCAGTCGCCGCTTGAAATCATGACCCACGAGCAACTGGATTATCTTCAGGCCTGGCAAAAGGCTGCGTATGACGCGGGCCTGGTTGGCTGTGATTACCCGGTTGAGGTCGGTGGCGGCGGCCGTGACAACTGCCAGCGTATCGCCAACGAAGAGATGCTGCGTGCGCGCACACCGTTTTTCCCTAATGTAATTGGTTTGGGGATGGCTGCCCCCACCGTGTTTTACCATGCACAGGAAGAGCTTAAGCAGCGGTTATTGCCCGCGCTATTTTCCGGTGAAGATATCTGGTGTCAGGGTTTTTCCGAGCCCGGTGCCGGGTCCGATCTTGCCAATGTGCAAACTTTCGCCGAGCGCAAGGGCGACAAGTGGGTGATTAATGGCCATAAGGTATGGACGTCGCTGGCACACTTTGCCGAGTGGATGATCCTGTTGTTGCGCACAGACAAGTCGGTCAAGCACGACGGTCTTTCCTATTTTGTGGTGCCCATCAAGTCAGCGTTGGGTAAAGGCGTGACGGTCAGCCCGCTGATCAAGATTACCGGCGAGACAGGTTTCAACGAAGTCATCTTTGACAACCTCGAAGTAGACGATAGCTACCGCCTGGATGAGCTGGGTAAAGGCTGGCAGGTGGCAATGACCACACTGCTGCATGAGCGCGGTGCAGGGGAGCTGGTCACACCTCGCTCCGGTGGCATGAAAAGTGAGTCCACCCACAATACCAATTCACATGCGCTGGTAGATCTTGCCAGGCGTACCGAACGGTCAAGTGGCACGGCAGCCGATGACCCGCTCATTCGCGATCGCATTATGCAGCAGCTTATACGCGAACAGGGCCTGGCGGATAACAATCGCCGCAGCCGCGTGCCTGATCTGCAGGACCATCCGATGCGCCTCGCGCTTCAGAACAAGCTGTTGATGAGTGAGGTGGCTCAGGACTCCGCGGGCCTGGCAATGGATATCGAGGGAGCTGCGGCTTCACTCTATCTCGGTGACGGGCAGGCGCCGGACGGCGGCCAGTGGCCTATGGCGTATATGAATTCCTTTGGTTTTACGATTGCAGCGGGCACCAGTGAGGTTCAGCGGAACATCCTTGGTGAGCGTGTACTCGGCATGGCCAAATCAAAATAA
- a CDS encoding TIGR04282 family arsenosugar biosynthesis glycosyltransferase, translated as MQEALLIQFAKEPVPGQVKTRMLPALSPEQAVHLHCDLVHWTAQVLTGAGVGAVELAVAGSTRSPLFEQCRTLGVEAIRPQRGSGLGHRMCNALEEGLSRYAKVILVGSDCPQIDSAYLEQAAALLDANDVVLGPAEDGGYVLIGVTDLDWRWFDGVHWGTDTVYADTVTRLEATETSWSALPVLQDIDRPEDLRLWRTIAGG; from the coding sequence GTGCAGGAAGCACTATTGATTCAGTTCGCCAAGGAGCCCGTGCCCGGGCAGGTGAAAACACGTATGTTGCCGGCGCTCAGTCCTGAGCAGGCGGTACATCTTCATTGTGATCTCGTTCACTGGACTGCCCAGGTACTGACAGGGGCTGGTGTTGGTGCGGTTGAACTGGCTGTGGCTGGAAGCACCCGATCCCCTCTGTTCGAGCAGTGCCGCACTCTGGGAGTGGAAGCTATTCGTCCACAGCGCGGCTCGGGCCTCGGGCATCGCATGTGCAATGCTCTGGAGGAAGGCCTGTCCAGATATGCCAAGGTCATACTGGTGGGGAGCGACTGCCCGCAGATTGATTCGGCCTACCTGGAGCAGGCCGCAGCCTTGCTCGATGCGAATGATGTGGTTTTGGGGCCGGCTGAAGATGGCGGCTACGTGCTGATAGGTGTGACCGATCTCGATTGGCGCTGGTTTGATGGGGTTCACTGGGGAACAGATACGGTCTACGCGGACACAGTGACGCGGTTGGAAGCGACTGAGACGAGTTGGTCTGCACTTCCGGTATTGCAGGATATTGACCGACCAGAAGACCTCCGCCTATGGCGGACTATTGCGGGTGGCTGA
- a CDS encoding MBL fold metallo-hydrolase yields MHQNPESGLIQLANGAWAWLAPGNSWGWSNAGLISDGEESLLVDTLYDLALTGQMLDKMRDAEPLANDIDTLVNTHANGDHCHGNELVSGAEIIASAASAAEMAELTPDAMAAIVAMAPDMGEMGRYFLDCFGRFKFDGITFTPPTKTFEGEMHMTVGDKPVELIEVGPAHTRGDILVHSTKDRVVYTGDILFIEGTPIIWEGPVGNWIKACQMIEAMDVDHIVPGHGPITDKHGVAQVRQYLEYVRDQARSRYDAGMDAFEAAKDIELAEYSAWSDPERIAVNVDSLYREFRGEKEASDVFELFARMAALAGYDVPTP; encoded by the coding sequence GTGCACCAGAACCCCGAATCCGGACTCATCCAGCTCGCTAACGGCGCCTGGGCCTGGCTCGCGCCAGGTAATAGCTGGGGCTGGAGCAATGCGGGCCTTATCTCCGATGGCGAAGAAAGCCTGCTGGTGGACACCCTGTACGATCTGGCATTGACTGGTCAGATGCTGGACAAGATGCGCGACGCCGAACCACTGGCTAACGACATCGACACCCTCGTCAACACTCACGCCAACGGCGATCACTGCCACGGTAACGAACTCGTGAGCGGCGCTGAGATCATCGCCTCTGCGGCCTCTGCAGCAGAAATGGCAGAACTCACACCTGACGCCATGGCGGCGATCGTGGCGATGGCTCCCGACATGGGCGAGATGGGGCGCTACTTCCTCGACTGTTTTGGTCGCTTTAAATTTGACGGCATCACGTTCACCCCTCCGACGAAAACCTTCGAGGGAGAGATGCACATGACGGTGGGCGACAAGCCGGTCGAGCTGATCGAAGTCGGCCCTGCCCACACCCGCGGCGACATTCTGGTTCACTCCACCAAAGATCGCGTCGTGTATACCGGTGACATTCTGTTCATTGAAGGGACCCCCATTATCTGGGAAGGCCCCGTTGGCAACTGGATTAAGGCCTGCCAGATGATTGAGGCGATGGATGTCGATCATATTGTTCCCGGCCACGGCCCCATCACCGACAAACACGGTGTCGCCCAGGTCAGGCAATACCTCGAATATGTTCGCGACCAGGCGCGTTCGCGCTACGATGCGGGCATGGACGCCTTTGAAGCGGCCAAGGACATCGAACTCGCTGAATACTCGGCCTGGTCAGACCCGGAGCGCATTGCCGTTAACGTCGATTCGCTCTATCGCGAGTTTCGCGGGGAGAAGGAAGCCTCCGATGTCTTCGAACTGTTCGCACGTATGGCAGCGCTCGCCGGCTATGATGTGCCAACGCCATGA
- a CDS encoding acyl-CoA dehydrogenase family protein — MTQPDNFGFTEEAALLKDSARKMLAENFTADVLHGMAAGDPTPERGPALAWDEGLWNQMQELGWGLLAVPEAQGGVGMPLVAVAGLCEELGRAAFPCPLLPTLSASYLLSAAGAGGAAPLEEIAGGATASLAVSNARGSWDFAETPIEVVGGKLEGTACFVQDVAKVSHLLVCARNAAGAGLYWLPVDAEGVEVQGDAIVDLSRDQGRVILSGAEAIEVCADAAPAFDRAMPAIWTLYAADMVGAGEWQLQTTVEYANQRQQFDRPLGFFQAVKHQLVDVMVDIDRAKSLVYGAACAWDTEPEKATRYAHMAKAAASDMAAYASSRSVQCHGGIGFTWECFIHLFFKRQKHSQMLWGDGPWHRARLADIVIG; from the coding sequence ATGACGCAACCGGATAACTTTGGCTTCACCGAAGAAGCTGCATTACTCAAGGATTCTGCCCGCAAAATGCTGGCGGAGAATTTTACTGCCGATGTCCTGCACGGCATGGCCGCAGGCGATCCCACGCCGGAGCGCGGGCCGGCACTGGCCTGGGACGAAGGTCTCTGGAACCAGATGCAGGAACTCGGCTGGGGGCTGCTCGCCGTGCCTGAGGCGCAGGGCGGGGTAGGGATGCCATTGGTCGCTGTCGCTGGCTTGTGTGAAGAGCTGGGCCGCGCGGCGTTTCCATGCCCCTTGTTGCCCACGCTGTCGGCGAGCTATTTGCTCTCGGCCGCTGGCGCAGGCGGCGCGGCGCCACTGGAAGAGATAGCGGGCGGCGCGACCGCCAGCCTGGCGGTGAGCAATGCCCGTGGCTCGTGGGACTTCGCCGAAACTCCGATAGAAGTGGTGGGCGGCAAGCTCGAGGGCACAGCGTGTTTTGTGCAAGACGTGGCCAAGGTCAGCCATCTGTTGGTCTGCGCGCGTAATGCCGCAGGCGCGGGCCTTTACTGGTTGCCAGTGGACGCCGAGGGTGTGGAAGTACAGGGCGACGCCATCGTCGACCTGAGCCGCGACCAGGGGCGGGTCATACTCAGCGGCGCTGAGGCGATTGAGGTTTGCGCTGACGCAGCGCCGGCGTTTGATCGGGCGATGCCCGCGATCTGGACCCTGTATGCGGCTGATATGGTGGGTGCGGGTGAGTGGCAGCTGCAAACGACAGTGGAGTACGCCAACCAGCGGCAGCAGTTCGACCGGCCTCTGGGCTTCTTCCAGGCGGTGAAGCATCAATTGGTGGATGTGATGGTGGATATCGACCGGGCCAAATCGCTGGTGTATGGCGCGGCGTGCGCCTGGGATACCGAGCCCGAGAAAGCGACCCGTTATGCCCATATGGCCAAGGCCGCCGCCAGTGACATGGCCGCTTATGCGAGTAGTCGTTCGGTTCAGTGCCACGGCGGAATAGGGTTTACCTGGGAGTGCTTCATTCACCTGTTTTTCAAGCGTCAGAAGCACAGTCAGATGCTCTGGGGTGACGGACCCTGGCATCGAGCGAGACTCGCCGACATCGTTATTGGCTAG
- a CDS encoding epoxide hydrolase family protein, whose translation MDIRPFTIAIDETELDDLRQRLRNTRWPDAETCAGWEQGIPLQYSQELAKYWLEDYDWRRCEAMLNRWDHYKTTIDDLDIHFIHQRSPEPNARPLIISHGWPGSIVEFHKIIDALTDPVAHGGEAGDAFHVVAPSLPGYGFSGKPSSTGMSVENIGRLWGKLMARLGYDQYFAQGGDWGSMVTQAIGQTETEHCVGIHVNMPIAAPDPDTMNDLTPNEQQALADLGHYNDWESGYSKQQATRPQSLGYGLADSPVGQMTWVVEKFYAWTDCEQDGVKHPENILTRDELLDNVMLYWLNNCAASSARLYWESFNAANLGPIDMPVGCSIFPREIMRTSKRWAEKRFSKLIYWNELERGGHFAAMEQPEVFIEEVRACFRLLR comes from the coding sequence TTGGATATCAGACCCTTCACCATAGCGATTGACGAGACCGAACTCGACGACCTCCGCCAACGCCTGCGCAATACACGCTGGCCTGATGCCGAAACATGCGCCGGCTGGGAACAGGGTATACCGCTGCAATACTCTCAAGAGCTGGCAAAGTACTGGCTCGAAGATTACGACTGGCGTCGCTGTGAAGCGATGCTCAACCGCTGGGATCACTACAAAACCACCATCGACGATCTGGACATCCACTTTATCCACCAGCGCAGCCCGGAACCCAATGCACGCCCACTCATTATTTCCCATGGCTGGCCTGGCTCGATCGTGGAGTTCCACAAGATCATCGACGCACTCACCGACCCAGTCGCTCATGGTGGCGAGGCAGGCGATGCATTCCATGTGGTGGCGCCCTCCCTGCCCGGCTATGGTTTCTCCGGCAAACCGTCCAGCACCGGGATGAGCGTCGAGAACATCGGCCGCCTCTGGGGCAAGTTGATGGCACGTCTGGGCTACGACCAGTATTTCGCCCAGGGCGGTGACTGGGGCAGCATGGTTACCCAGGCTATCGGCCAAACCGAAACAGAACACTGCGTCGGTATCCATGTAAACATGCCGATCGCTGCCCCCGACCCCGATACCATGAATGACCTGACTCCAAACGAACAGCAGGCTCTCGCGGACCTCGGCCACTACAACGACTGGGAGTCTGGCTATTCCAAACAACAGGCTACTCGCCCCCAATCTTTGGGCTATGGGCTGGCCGATTCTCCGGTGGGCCAAATGACCTGGGTCGTCGAGAAATTTTACGCATGGACAGACTGTGAACAAGACGGCGTAAAGCATCCTGAAAATATCCTTACTCGCGATGAACTGCTAGATAACGTGATGCTCTATTGGCTGAATAACTGCGCCGCCAGTTCTGCCCGGCTCTACTGGGAGAGCTTTAACGCGGCCAACCTGGGCCCTATCGATATGCCGGTGGGCTGCTCCATTTTCCCGCGTGAGATCATGCGGACCAGCAAGCGCTGGGCGGAGAAGCGCTTCAGCAAGCTGATCTACTGGAATGAACTGGAACGGGGCGGCCACTTTGCTGCAATGGAACAACCAGAAGTGTTCATTGAAGAAGTACGCGCCTGCTTTAGACTGCTGCGCTAG
- a CDS encoding class D sortase, giving the protein MSVRPAVIRVGELSSYLAGIVLLGFFVVHLAQGEVERRGAIGAFEEQLAVAQASSVVAPPVPDAIQPNFADIGSEPDTTLWAPGRVADYQASLLESLPPVLGVLEVPSINLKVPVYQTNTELVMDRAAGVIDGMAYPHEPGNIGISGHRDGYFRALKDIKVGETIVLQTLEGEKRFRIDETHIVEIDDTRLLQDTRDQTITLVTCYPFYFVGHAPQRFIVTASLDEPYVNHN; this is encoded by the coding sequence ATGAGTGTTCGTCCAGCCGTCATCCGCGTCGGTGAACTATCCAGTTATCTGGCCGGCATTGTGCTGCTCGGTTTTTTCGTGGTCCACCTGGCCCAGGGAGAAGTAGAGCGTCGCGGTGCTATAGGTGCGTTTGAGGAGCAGCTAGCGGTTGCTCAAGCCAGTTCGGTCGTCGCTCCCCCCGTCCCCGATGCCATTCAGCCGAATTTTGCCGATATCGGTAGCGAGCCAGACACCACGCTGTGGGCTCCCGGTCGCGTGGCAGATTACCAGGCCAGCCTGCTAGAGAGCCTCCCTCCTGTGCTCGGTGTGCTCGAAGTGCCCAGTATTAATCTCAAGGTTCCCGTCTATCAGACCAACACTGAACTGGTGATGGACCGTGCCGCCGGTGTGATCGATGGTATGGCTTATCCTCACGAGCCTGGAAATATTGGTATTTCCGGTCACCGTGATGGCTACTTCCGCGCGCTCAAAGACATCAAGGTTGGCGAGACCATCGTCCTGCAAACCCTGGAAGGAGAGAAGCGTTTCCGCATAGACGAAACGCATATCGTCGAGATCGATGATACTCGCCTGTTACAAGATACCCGTGATCAGACCATAACCCTGGTCACTTGTTACCCGTTTTACTTTGTCGGGCATGCACCGCAACGATTTATCGTTACGGCGTCCCTCGACGAACCCTATGTCAATCACAACTAA